From the Ictalurus furcatus strain D&B chromosome 19, Billie_1.0, whole genome shotgun sequence genome, one window contains:
- the lemd3 gene encoding inner nuclear membrane protein Man1, with translation MASVQLTDEELFTELKRLGFTPGPVTENTRPVYLKKLKKLREEQQQRSRGLKGRNGSSVNNSSSSTGGGNNGHTATGASAFRARPTASDVTHVNSTRSPGARPLLNEKRAHRSGKFVLGFSSDESDAEAPQKKGGLNHSLSRRDRGSALHSVRPTQETPTAAARRSTGLGLNSSSKSHLGFPESRRSALGSQWWTDRGKSSFEDSHCDVAVDKDDGEPEETDNLEEETERTGRTLNGSKGAYSNKISGDYSDSDEEEDEGEERERRRERRLLSRRSVSKFTSTPYRSVWESGRVREKVADTMSGSTSLDMANEWGKDDLETSELTGSYLKNSRFTSVNGEESSSKNGGEAAASSGSFSSGLRPRFSSYNSLASTYAFNHSNHTGSNHNYSHKRKATGPEDELLEQFKRDEVSATGGFSAHYLSMFLLTAACLFFVLLGLMYLRMRGSGASDTVMGRSHPFGADFDQSYSHTEKDTILSLLLHLHDYLANTAGEHDCKDLNEPLNRSVSLSEATKYLKMQNKSYEGWIVTAMEWIIRTGDICGIRLIADNPMQLVEDVSDITRLESTHPRMSFICRFRRAFFTVIYRVLLILAGIAIVYAVLRYMKYRWRREEEETRQMYDMVERIIDVLRSHNEACQENKDLQPYLPIPHVRDSLVQPQDRKKMKKVWARAETFLSRNESRIRTETQRIGGADFLVWRWLQPPLSCDKTCNMPSKVWQGKAFPLDRRNSPPNSLTPCLKIRNMFDPVMEVGENWHLAIQEAILEKCSDNDGIVHIAVDKNSREGCVYVKCLSAEHSGKAFKALHGSWFDGKLVTVKYLRLDRYHQRFPQALGCNTPLKPSSSSMNTMARLHQRSSTSSFLSFS, from the exons ATGGCGTCCGTGCAGCTAACGGACGAGGAGCTTTTCACCGAGTTAAAACGCCTCGGCTTTACCCCGGGCCCGGTTACGGAGAATACCCGGCCCGTGTACTTAAAAAAGCTCAAAAAGCTACGCGAGGAGCAACAACAGCGGTCCAGGGGCCTGAAAGGGAGAAACGGCAGCAGCgtcaacaacagcagcagcagcactggCGGCGGTAATAACGGCCACACAGCGACGGGAGCCTCGGCGTTCCGGGCTCGGCCGACGGCCAGTGACGTCACACACGTGAACTCGACTCGAAGCCCAGGCGCTCGGCCGCTTTTGAACGAAAAGCGAGCACACAGGAGCGGAAAGTTCGTCTTGGGATTTAGCTCAGACGAGTCAGACGCGGAGGCGCCGCAGAAGAAGGGAGGCCTGAACCACAGCCTCAGCAGGAGAGACCGAGGCTCGGCGCTACACTCGGTAAGGCCTACACAGGAGACACCTACCGCCGCCGCACGCAGAAGTACCGGTCTCGGTTTAAACAGTAGCAGCAAATCCCACCTCGGGTTTCCGGAGAGCAGGAGAAGCGCCCTCGGGTCTCAATGGTGGACAGACCGGGGGAAATCAAGCTTCGAGGACTCGCACTGCGATGTGGCAGTGGATAAGGATGACGGCGAGCCGGAGGAAACGGACAATCTCGAAGAGGAGACCGAGAGGACCGGGAGGACTCTGAACGGTAGTAAAGGGGCTTACAGCAACAAGATCTCTGGGGATTATTCTGATTCAGACGAAGAGGAAGACGAGGGGGAGGAACGGGAACGCCGACGCGAGCGCCGTCTGCTCTCCAGACGAAGTGTGTCGAAGTTCACGTCCACTCCGTACAGAAGCGTCTGGGAGTCGGGGCGCGTCCGGGAAAAGGTGGCAGACACCATGTCCGGCTCGACTAGTCTAGACATGGCGAATGAGTGGGGGAAGGACGACTTAGAAACGAGCGAGTTGACCGGGAGCTATCTGAAAAACTCTCGGTTCACGAGTGTAAACGGCGAGGAGAGCAGCAGCAAAAACGGCGGGGAGGCCGCGGCGAGCAGCGGGAGCTTCAGCTCCGGACTCAGACCTCGGTTTTCGTCCTATAACAGCCTGGCCTCGACGTACGCCTTCAACCACTCGAACCACACAGGCTCCAACCATAACTACAGCCACAAACGGAAGGCCACGGGTCCAGAGGATGAGCTGCTCGAGCAGTTTAAACGGGACGAGGTGTCGGCCACCGGCGGCTTCAGCGCACACTACCTGTCCATGTTCCTCCTGACCGCCGCCTGCCTCTTCTTCGTGCTGCTCGGCCTCATGTACCTGCGCATGCGGGGCTCTGGCGCCTCAGACACAGTTATGG GCAGAAGCCACCCATTTGGTGCAGATTTTGATCAATCATAT AGCCATACAGAGAAAGACACCATTCTCAGTCTTCTGCTCCATCTGCATGACTATCTGGCCAATACTGCAG GTGAACATGACTGCAAAGATCTCAATGAGCCATTAAACAGAAGTGTCTCCTTGTCTGAAGCCACCAAGTATCTGAAG ATGCAAAATAAAAGCTATGAAGGTTGGATAGTCACAGCCATGGAGTGGATCATTAGAACTGGAGATATTTGTGGTATAAG GTTGATTGCAGATAACCCTATGCAACTAGTGGAGGACGTGTCTGACATCACTCGTCTGGAGTCCACTCACCCTCGCATGTCCTTCATTTGCCGCTTTCGACGAGCCTTCTTCACTGTGATCTACAGAGTGCTCCTCATCCTTGCTG GAATTGCCATTGTTTATGCCGTACTGCGTTACATGAAGTACCGatggaggagggaggaggaggagaccaGGCAGATGTATGACATGGTGGAGAGAATCATAG atgtcCTGAGGAGCCATAACGAGGCGTGCCAGGAGAATAAGGACCTGCAGCCTTATCTGCCCATTCCTCATGTGCGAGACTCTCTCGTTCAGCCTCAGGACAG gaagaagatgaagaaagtGTGGGCCAGAGCTGAGACTTTCCTCTCTCGAAACGAGTCTCGCATCCGGACAGAAACACAGAGGATTGGAGGAGCTGATTTCCTGGTGTGGCGGTGGCTCCAGCCTCCCTTATCTTGTGACAAGACGTGCAATATGCCTTCCAAAGTATGGCAGGGAAAAG catttcctCTGGATCGAAGGAATTCGCCACCAAACAGCTTAACACCGTGTCTGAAAATTCGCAACATGTTTGACCCTGTAAT GGAGGTGGGGGAAAACTGGCATCTTGCCATTCAAGAAGCCATTTTGGAGAAATGCAGTGATAATGATGGGATCGTCCACATTGCTGTTGATAAGAATTCACGAGAG GGCTGTGTTTATGTGAAGTGCCTTTCAGCAGAGCactctgggaaggctttcaagGCATTGCATGGCTCTTGGTTTGATG GAAAGCTGGTGACTGTTAAGTATCTGCGTCTTGACCGCTACCACCAGCGTTTCCCACAGGCCTTGGGCTGTAACACACCCCTGAAACCGTCCAGCTCCAGCATGAACACCATGGCCCGGCTACACCAGCGCTCCAGCACATCCAGTTTCCTCAGTTTCTCCTGA